In the Apteryx mantelli isolate bAptMan1 chromosome 1, bAptMan1.hap1, whole genome shotgun sequence genome, one interval contains:
- the LOC136990991 gene encoding olfactory receptor 52Z1P-like has translation LLVGIPGLEKFHLWISLPFFSMYIFALLGNLVLLFTIVREQSLHKPMYLFLSALTVADLLLSTTTVPRMLAIFWFRVGDISFGACIAQAFLIHFIFVAESAILVAMAFDRYVAICNPLRYVTLLTHSVIWRIELAAVVRSFCIVLPGIHLVLRLSYCRNRIIPHSYCEHVGIARLACTSIKVNAVYGLTVVLLSAGIDVVFIAVSYGLILRAVFQLPSAGARRKAMSTCTSHLCIIFLFYTPAFSSFFMHRFGGHSIPRHVHILLACLYVVVPPMLNPVIYGVNNKQIRETVMSMLSWMGSRRN, from the coding sequence ctccttgttggcatcccaggcctggagaagtttcacctctggatttctctccccttcttctccatgtatatttttgcccttctaggcaacttagtcttgctattcaccatagtgagagaacaaagcctccacaagcctatgtaccttttcctttctgcattaactgtagcagacttgctcttatctaccactacagtgcccaggatgttagctattttctggttcagagtgggggacatttcttttggtgcatgcattgctcaggcatttctcattcattttatttttgttgcagagtcagcaattctggtggccatggcttttgatcggtatgttgccatctgcaaccccctgagatatgtgactttattgacccactcagtcatatggagaatagagctggcagctgttgtcagaagctTCTGCATCGTACTCCCAGGTATTCATCTGGTTCTAAGGCTGTCCTACTGCAGAAACCGCAttatccctcattcgtactgCGAGCACGTGGGTATAGCCAGACtggcctgcacaagcataaaagtcaatgCTGTGTATGGTTTAACCGTTGTCCTGCTGTCGGCAGGGATAGATGTAGtgttcattgctgtgtcttatggactgattctcagggctgtcttccagctgccctccgcAGGTGCCCGTCGCAAGGCTATGAGCACCTGCacctcccacctctgcatcatcttCCTGTTCTACACGCCAGcgttctcttcctttttcatgcaccgctttggtggccacagcatcccccgccacgtccacatcctgctggcctgtctctacgtagtggttccccccatgctaaatcccgtcatttatggagtgaacaacaagcagattcgtgagacagtaatgtccatgttgtcttggatgggaagccGCAGAAACTGA